The genomic interval CACCGGGACGCATCCACCCGGGCGTGATACCCGGCGCGCTGCTCTTCGGCGGCGGCTGGGCGCTCTCCGGCGGATGCCCGGCGATCCCGATCATCCAGGTCGCCAGCGGATACCTGCCGGCCCTGGTCACCATCGTGGGCATCGTGGTCGGTACCCGGCTCTGTCGCTGGGTCAACGCCAGATACCTGCACCTCGACGTCGGATCCTGCGGTCGGTGACCACCGCGACCGACTCTGGCGGTTTCAGGTGTCGGTGGCCGGCGGGAGGCCGAACAGTTCGGCGACCCGGGTGACCTCGAAGATCAGCCGTACGAACGGACTGGGTGAGACGACCAGCAGCGTGCCGCCGAGCGCGTTGGTCCAGGCCCGGCATTCGAGCAGCGCCCTGATCCCGGCCGCGTCGCAGAAGGTCAACCGGGAGAGGTCGACGGTGAGGCTGGCGAGTTCTCGGTCGAGCAGTTGTCCGAAGACACGGCGCAGCGTCTCCACCGTGTCCATGTCCAGATATCCGTCCAGCCGGAGCGTCACGTCGCCGTCGGGACGAGGGTCGACGGCGACGTCGAGCGTCTGCTCCTCGCGGGTACCCGGGTCAGCGGAGAGCGGGTCCAGCCGAGGAACCGCTTCCGGGGTACCGGTCGGGGGTTGCCCCGTCGTCGAGCTGGCGGCCGGGTCGACGAAGGGTCGCTCGGTCGCCATCACGCCTCCCCGAGGATCGCGGCGATCGGTTCGGACGGCTCGGGGTCGGCACGACGAGTCCAATCTGCCCGGACCTGCCGGGGCGTTACCCTGCGGACAGGTAGCCAAACGTCGATGTCGCGGTGGCCGTGTCGGATCCGCGACCGGCGCACGGTTCCGCAACCCGGACAGGAGTGGACGGGCCCGCATCGGGGAATGATGCCGGGATGGCTCCAGTGATCCGGTGTGACGTCGAGGTAGCGGGCAGTTACCTGCTGGCTCGGCTCACGGGTGACCTCGCCCTGGTGACCACCGCGACGGTGCGGGCCGGCCTGTTGCAGTGTCTCGCCGAGCAGCCGGACGGGCTGCTGGTCGACCTCTCCGAGATGCTGGTCCGGGAAGCGACGGCGCTGTCGGTGTTCGGGACGGTGGCGCGGCAGGCGGCCCTGTGGCCCGGAACTCCGGTACTCCTCTGCGCCCCCGACCCGGGGACCGCGAGGTTGCTGGCCGGCGGCGCCTTCGGCCGGCTGGCGGTGTTCGGCTCCACCAGGGAGGCGGTGGCGGCCGAGCCGGGCCGGCGACTGCCCTCGGCCGGCGAACTGCTGCTGCCGCTCGCGGGTTCGGCGAGCCGGGCCCGCGACGTCGTGACGGAGGCCCTCACCCGATGGGAGCTGCCCAATCTGGTCGCCCCGGTCAGCATCGTGGCCACCGAGCTGGTGGCGAATGCGGTGCTGCACGCGCGGACGATGATGGACCTGCGGATCTCCCGGTGTCCTTCCCAGGTGATGCTCTCGGTCTGTGACGGCAGCACCGTCGGGCCCCGGCTCTGCCGCCCGTCGCCCGAGTCGGCGGCTGGTCGCGGGCTGATGCTCGTCGACGCGACGGCCCGGCGGTGGGGAAGCCTGCCCACCGACGGCGGCAAGGTGGTGTGGGCGGTCTTCCACACCGACGCCCGGTCGCCGTACTGAGCGGGCGCCCGTCGGGCCCACCTGTCCACCATGACGCGTGCTCGGGGCTACCCGGGATCGGGCGGCTCCGGGGCGCCGCCGGATCTGACCCGCCCTCGGCCGTCGACGGGGCCGCGGGCGTACCGATGCCGCGGCCCCGTCGACGTTCAGCTGGTGCTGCCGGTCAACGAGTCGCCGGATCTGGTCAGGTGGTACGTGATCCGGGTGCCGCTCCAGAAGTGGAACGTGAGGGTCACGGTGCCGTCGTCGACCTCGGCGAAGAACGCGGGTTTCAGGATGATGGTGTCGGCGTCGTAGTCCGGCTGGAAGTGCTGCCAGAACTCCTTGAACGA from Plantactinospora sp. BC1 carries:
- a CDS encoding YeeE/YedE thiosulfate transporter family protein; amino-acid sequence: MRTRGGLLIANIIAGLALGFTVTNIGFGDYAELNRMFTFQDLRMLFAFGGGVALIVAVFALLRVRRTPGRIHPGVIPGALLFGGGWALSGGCPAIPIIQVASGYLPALVTIVGIVVGTRLCRWVNARYLHLDVGSCGR
- a CDS encoding ATP-binding protein encodes the protein MAPVIRCDVEVAGSYLLARLTGDLALVTTATVRAGLLQCLAEQPDGLLVDLSEMLVREATALSVFGTVARQAALWPGTPVLLCAPDPGTARLLAGGAFGRLAVFGSTREAVAAEPGRRLPSAGELLLPLAGSASRARDVVTEALTRWELPNLVAPVSIVATELVANAVLHARTMMDLRISRCPSQVMLSVCDGSTVGPRLCRPSPESAAGRGLMLVDATARRWGSLPTDGGKVVWAVFHTDARSPY
- a CDS encoding STAS domain-containing protein — translated: MATERPFVDPAASSTTGQPPTGTPEAVPRLDPLSADPGTREEQTLDVAVDPRPDGDVTLRLDGYLDMDTVETLRRVFGQLLDRELASLTVDLSRLTFCDAAGIRALLECRAWTNALGGTLLVVSPSPFVRLIFEVTRVAELFGLPPATDT